From one Rhodamnia argentea isolate NSW1041297 chromosome 1, ASM2092103v1, whole genome shotgun sequence genomic stretch:
- the LOC115738922 gene encoding U-box domain-containing protein 45-like, producing MDVVEVEESYFAASDAKLHGEMCRTLSAIYCKVLAIFPELEAARPRSKSGIQALCSLHVALEKTKNILQHCSECSKLYLAITGDSVLLKFEKARSALADSLRRVEDIVPQSISCQILEIVAELEAVAFSLDPQEKQVGEEIIALLQQGRKFNDSSDNNELESFHQAATKLGITSSRAALTERRALKKLIERARAEEDKRKESIVAYLLHLIRKYSKLFRSEFSDDNDSQGSTPCSPTVQGSLDEGGTVGNGQAFDRQLSKLSSFNFRPNIRKSGQMPLPPEELRCPISLQLMYDPVIISSGQTYERICIEKWFSDGHNTCPKTQQKLSHLCLTPNYCVKGLVASWCEQNGVLVPEGPPESLDLNYWRLALSESESTNSRSMNSVGSCKSKGVKVVPLEERCTIEEEEDEKENFSASEQVPEVNIFQKHDHFLEVLNGGEELSRKCKVVEQIRLLLKDDEEARIFMGANGFVEALLQFLELAVHERNVVAQDIGAMAIFNLAVNNDRNKELILAAGVIPLLEEMISNHNSHPSATAVYLNLSCLEDAKPIIGTSQAVPFLIQLLKDETAPQCKLDALHALYNLSTYHDNIGYLLSAGIISGLQSLLTDSSGQMWTEKSIAVLMNLASSQSGKDQMISCPELISLLATVLDTGEPVEQEQAVLCLLVLCNGNDKCIQMVLQEGVIPALVSISVNGTLRGREKAQKLLMLFREQRQRDQSPANLSRRHRHQPEETSHRTVLSAPEAKPLCKSISRRKTGKGWGFLWKSKSYSVYQC from the exons ATGGACGTTGTTGAAGTTGAAGAAAGTTATTTTGCAGCTAGCGATGCTAAG TTACATGGAGAAATGTGTAGGACTCTCTCTGCAATTTACTGCAAAGTATTGGCAATTTTCCCTGAATTAGAAGCTGCAAGGCCTAGAAGCAAATCTGGAATTCAGGCTTTGTGTTCGTTGCATGTGGCCTTGGAAAAAACCAAGAATATACTTCAGCATTGCTCAGAATGTAGTAAACTTTACCTG GCAATAACAGGGGATTCTGTTCTTCTTAAGTTTGAAAAGGCTCGATCTGCTCTTGCAGATAGCCTCAGAAGAGTTGAAGACATTGTCCCTCAGTCTATCAGTTGTCAG ATATTGGAGATTGTTGCCGAACTAGAGGCTGTAGCATTTTCACTTGATCCGCAGGAGAAGCAAGTTGGTGAAGAAATAATTGCATTGCTCCAGCAAGGAAGAAAATTTAATGATTCTAGCGATAACAATGAACTCGAGTCTTTCCATCAAGCAGCTACTAAACTTGGAATCACCTCTTCTAGAGCGGCTCTTACAGAGAGAAGAGCTCTAAAGAAACTAATTGAAAGAGCTAGAGCAGAGGAAGATAAGCGAAAGGAATCGATTGTGGCTTATCTTTTACATCTAATACGAAAGTATTCGAAGTTATTCAGGAGTGAATTCTCTGATGACAATGATTCGCAGGGATCAACTCCTTGTTCACCAACTGTTCAGGGTTCCCTTGATGAGGGAGGCACTGTAGGTAATGGTCAAGCATTTGACAGACAGCTATCAAAGTTGAGTTCTTTTAACTTCAGGCCGAATATCAGGAAATCAGGCCAGATGCCACTTCCACCAGAAGAGTTGAGATGTCCGATATCCTTGCAGCTTATGTATGACCCAGTTATTATTTCCTCTGGACAGACATATGAAAGGATCTGTATTGAGAAATGGTTTAGTGATGGGCACAACACCTGTCCTAAAACTCAACAGAAGCTTTCTCATCTTTGTTTGACTCCTAATTACTGTGTCAAAGGACTTGTTGCTAGCTGGTGCGAGCAAAATGGTGTTCTTGTCCCAGAGGGGCCTCCAGAGTCTCTTGATTTGAATTATTGGAGGCTGGCATTGTCTGAGTCTGAATCCACAAATTCAAGATCAATGAACAGTGTCGGTTCCTGCAAGTCAAAGGGTGTCAAAGTGGTTCCTTTGGAGGAGAGGTGTACcattgaggaggaagaagatgagaaagaaaatttttctgCATCGGAACAAGTGCCAGAggtcaacatttttcaaaaacacgaccattttcttgaagtgcttaATGGAGGAGAGGAATTGTCCAGAAAGTGCAAAGTGGTAGAACAAATCAGGCTTTTGCTAAAGGATGATGAGGAGGCTAGAATTTTCATGGGGGCCAATGGCTTTGTTGAAGCCCTTCTACAGTTTCTGGAATTGGCTGTCCATGAGAGGAATGTAGTGGCTCAGGACATTGGAGCAATGGCTATATTCAACCTTGCTGTCAATAATGACAG GAACAAGGAGTTGATATTAGCTGCCGGAGTCATTCCACTTCTCGAGGAAATGATATCCAACCACAACTCTCATCCATCAGCAACGGCTGTATATCTGAATCTTTCCTGCCTTGAAGATGCCAAGCCCATAATTGGCACGAGTCAGGCGGTACCTTTTCTGATACAGCTTCTTAAAGATGAAACTGCACCTCAGTGCAAGCTTGATGCTCTTCATGCACTTTACAATCTATCCACCTACCACGACAATATTGGATACCTGCTTTCGGCGGGCATTATCAGTGGCCTTCAATCTCTTCTTACTGATTCTAGTGGCCAAATGTGGACAGAAAAGTCAATAGCTGTCCTTATGAATTTAGCTTCAAGCCAATCAGGAAAAGATCAAATGATATCTTGCCCCGAACTCATAAGTTTACTTGCCACGGTACTTGACACTGGAGAGCCCGTTGAGCAGGAGCAAGCTGTGTTATGTCTTTTAGTTTTGTGTAATGGAAATGACAAGTGCATTCAAATGGTGCTACAGGAAGGTGTTATACCTGCATTGGTGTCCATTTCGGTGAATGGGACCctaagagggagagaaaaggcTCAGAAACTTTTGATGCTGTTCCGTGAGCAACGGCAACGAGATCAATCTCCTGCCAATTTGAGCCGACGGCATCGTCATCAGCCGGAGGAAACGAGTCACAGGACTGTGTTATCGGCTCCAGAAGCCAAGCCGCTTTGTAAGTCTATATCTAGGAGGAAAACAGGCAAAGGATGGGGCTTTTTATGGAAGAGCAAGAGTTACTCGGTCTACCAGTGTTAG
- the LOC115738908 gene encoding uncharacterized protein LOC115738908: MSLRRRPLHTCGVSILATAYRAYMRAQEFNGPSGLSFKSFTRLANKISPFVYSVQYQCLSMLSFADSTILSAEDVIEKVFPKSSYVFDKIDELVQLMEALPDKIDVVLNKVPGFIHQFPCLDWVLVHVVLCLTFWVSIITHWESTTVREKDIPVDANCNEWCDRSACLADSNHPADSELHSDSGKTGQFSPVSKAEGKTRGTAADNHEKGSYKEVLEKGMKESYKDVLEKGMREEVQVGGKKDSLEGENKIIEVKTQDHGKIGEESSDDPILELFESAWLKKPAMST, encoded by the coding sequence ATGAGTTTGAGACGCCGTCCCTTGCACACTTGCGGGGTATCGATCCTTGCAACGGCTTACAGAGCCTACATGAGAGCACAAGAGTTCAATGGACCATCTGGATTATCGTTCAAAAGTTTCACCAGATTAGCCAACAAAATCAGCCCGTTCGTATATTCAGTTCAGTACCAATGCCTATCCATGCTCTCTTTCGCAGACAGTACCATCCTATCTGCCGAGGACGTCATTGAGAAAGTCTTCCCTAAGTCGAGTTATGTGTTTGACAAGATTGACGAGCTCGTCCAATTGATGGAAGCCCTCCCGGATAAAATTGACGTCGTCCTAAACAAAGTGCCGGGTTTCATCCACCAATTTCCATGTCTAGATTGGGTGTTGGTCCATGTTGTATTGTGTTTGACATTTTGGGTCTCAATAATAACCCACTGGGAATCAACAACCGTGAGAGAGAAAGATATCCCAGTCGACGCAAACTGTAATGAATGGTGCGACAGATCAGCGTGCTTAGCTGATTCAAACCACCCTGCTGATTCGGAACTGCATTCTGACAGTGGAAAAACAGGACAGTTTTCTCCAGTGTCCAAAGCCGAAGGTAAGACAAGAGGTACAGCTGCTGACAACCATGAAAAGGGCTCATACAAGGAGGTTCTGGAGAAGGGGATGAAGGAATCATACAAGGACGTTCTAGAGAAGGGAATGAGGGAAGAAGTACAagtaggaggaaaaaaagatagtTTGGAAGGCGAGAACAAAATCATTGAAGTCAAAACTCAAGATCATGGCAAAATAGGGGAGGAATCATCCGACGATCCCATCTTGGAGTTATTCGAGTCAGCGTGGCTCAAGAAACCGGCAATGTCTACATAA